One window of Trifolium pratense cultivar HEN17-A07 linkage group LG5, ARS_RC_1.1, whole genome shotgun sequence genomic DNA carries:
- the LOC123885608 gene encoding uncharacterized protein LOC123885608 yields MVGPKRHFLPIILITLAAFIFYTYHNTSLPSSIIDSNPNFTLRNPIQINPNSIISPNFTFLIKVLAFNRFDSVSRCLRSLAAADYLGDRVHLHIYIDHFAVLNDDDSVDSKLSESRRILEFVDGFDWKFGEKVVLYRTGNVGLQAQWLEAWWPSSDDEFAFVVEDDLEVSSLYYEFVKTVIVNFYYNASNYSPSIFGVTLQRARFVPGKHGNKLQLDDQTRLFLYQLVGTWGQILFPKPWKEFRLWYDKNKAKGNKPFLEGMVTTGWYKKIGEKIWTPWFIKFIQSHGYFNIYANFLHERALSVSHRDAGVNYGKTAGPDSQLLEERSLDFNILEMQPLSSLKWFDFCFREVRPGRHVRNVEELGALLHSLQKWDSIFLVNLLGVSDAVVRNLLCHFERLNIRNYILMGPPSDSLFDLARRGHPVINVDQFVSSIGMNKLTLQGSSLETIKGIVAKAYVIKKFIENKYNTWVLDGSMLLTSDVLLESGDPKDDFCVANNLELFYAKSSPSSEKIWTNGFVSKVVAMADSLGRKDSTTLSFVYIVPKLLEQNGASIRRVDETSFGMKIGSSGLGKSSLGDKKLVYWSTEMELNSIQKRLEELNLWSIDSELSCTAVICHKS; encoded by the exons ATGGTGGGACCTAAACGACACTTCCTCCCAATAATCCTCATCACTCTCGCCGCATTCATTTTCTACACTTACCACAACACTTCTCTCCCATCTTCAATCATCGattcaaaccctaatttcacTCTCAGAAACCCAATTCAAATAAACCCTAATTCCATCATTTCCCCCAATTTCACTTTCCTAATCAAAGTCCTTGCCTTTAATCGATTTGATTCCGTTTCTCGCTGCCTCCGTTCTCTTGCTGCCGCTGATTACCTCGGTGATCGTGTCCATCTCCATATCTACATTGATCATTTTGCTGTTTTGAATGATGATGATTCTGTTGATTCGAAGCTGAGTGAATCGCGGAGGATTTTAGAGTTTGTTGATGGGTTTGATTGGAAATTTGGTGAAAAAGTTGTGCTTTATAGAACTGGGAATGTGGGTTTGCAAGCACAGTGGTTGGAAGCTTGGTGGCCTAGTTCAGATGATGAGTTTGCTTTTGTAGTTGAAGATGATTTGGAGGTTTCTTCTCTTTATTATGAGTTTGTTAAGACGGTGATTGTGAATTTCTATTATAATGCTTCTAATTATAGTCCTTCCATTTTTGGTGTTACATTGCAACGTGCAAGGTTTGTTCCAG GTAAGCATGGCAATAAATTGCAGTTGGATGACCAGACACGACTTTTTTTATACCAGTTGGTTGGTACGTGGGGGCAAATTCTCTTTCCAAAGCCATGGAAAGAGTTCAGATTGTGGTATGACAAAAACAAGGCAAAAGGCAATAAACCATTTCTTGAAGGGATG GTGACTACAGGATGGTATAAGAAGATAGGGGAGAAAATATGGACACCTTGGTTCATCAAGTTTATTCAATCTCACGGTTACTTTAATATCTATGCAAATTTTTTGCATGAGAGAGCATTAAGTGTCTCTCACAGAGATGCTGGAGTAAACTATGGGAAAACTGCTGGACCTGATTCTCAGTTACTAGAAGAAAGATCCCTAGACTTCAATATTTTGGAAATGCAGCCTTTGAGTAGTTTAAAATGGTTTGACTTTTGTTTCAGAGAAGTACGTCCCGGAAGGCATGTGAGGAACGTCGAAGAACTTGGAGCTTTGCTTCATTCTCTACAGAAATGGGATAGTATTTTCTTAGTTAATCTTTTAGGGGTATCAGATGCTGTAGTAAGAAACTTACTATGCCACTTTGAGAGGCTAAATATAAGAAATTATATACTCATGGGTCCTCCATCTGATTCCTTATTCGATCTGGCTAGGAGGGGACATCCTGTAATCAATGTAGACCAATTTGTAAGTAGCATTGGGATGAATAAATTGACTTTGCAAGGTTCGAGTTTAGAGACCATAAAGGGTATTGTGGCAAAGGCTTATGTAATTAAAAAGTTTATTGAAAATAAGTATAACACATGGGTTTTGGATGGGAGCATGCTTCTCACTTCTGATGTATTGCTCGAGTCTGGAGATCCCAAGGACGACTTCTGTGTTGCGAACAATTTGGAACTCTTTTATGCTAAAAGCTCACCGTCCAGTGAGAAAATCTGGACTAATGGCTTTGTGTCGAAAGTTGTTGCCATGGCAGACTCTTTGGGGAGAAAAGACTCTACAACCCTGAGTTTTGTGTATATTGTACCAAAATTATTGGAACAGAACGGTGCGAGTATTAGAAGAGTCGACGAGACTTCTTTTGGCATGAAGATTGGGTCAAGTGGTCTTGGTAAATCTTCTCTAGGAGATAAAAAATTGGTATATTGGTCAACTGAGATGGAGCTGAATTCGATTCAGAAACGGCTCGAAGAGTTGAATTTATGGAGTATAGACAGTGAATTATCATGCACAGCTGTGATTTGTCACAAGTCATAG
- the LOC123886993 gene encoding translation initiation factor eIF-2B subunit alpha-like, producing MESEAPTMENNPKISAYYQTRLAHFGVVSTEWLAQAQSATNPLLSSSTDSDTDKDTNFSVIDEFNRWRSHPDLAEAVAAIRALAAVISSSKASTMMQLEIELKNASDTLKAWDTTSISLTAASDLFMRYVTRTSALEFEDFNSAKSRLIERADKFGEISYKARKIIAMLSQDFIFDGCTILVHGFSRVVFEVLKLAAHNKKRFRVFCTEGRPDRTGLRLSHELAKLDVPVKLVIDSAVAYTMDEVDMVIVGADGVVESGGIINMMGTYQIALVAKSMNKPVYVAAESYKFARHYPLDQKDLVPAIRPVDFGVPIPLKVDVECSARDYTPPQYLTLLFTDLGVLTPSVVSDELIQLYL from the exons ATGGAAAGTGAAGCTCCAACAATGGAGAATAATCCTAAAATTTCAGCCTATTACCAAACGAGGTTAGCGCACTTCGGCGTCGTCAGTACAGAGTGGTTAGCTCAGGCTCAATCCGCAACAAACCCTCTTCTATCATCATCAACCGATTCAGATACTGATAAAGATACCAATTTCTCTGTAATCGATGAATTCAACCGGTGGCGTAGTCATCCCGATTTGGCCGAAGCTGTTGCCGCAATTCGTGCCCTTGCTGCTGTTATCAGCTCTAGCAAAGCTTCTACTATGATGCAACTCGAAATTGAACTCAAAAATGCCTCTGATACTCTTAAA GCATGGGATACAACCTCTATCTCATTGACAGCGGCATCTGATCTGTTTATGAGATACGTGACAAGGACCTCTGCTTTAGAATTTGAAGACTTCAACTCTGCTAAATCTCGCTTGATTGAGCGTGCTGACAAGTTTGGGGAAATTTCCTACAAG gCTCGCAAAATTATTGCAATGCTTAGTcaagattttatatttgatgGTTGTACCATTTTGGTTCATGGTTTTTCCAGAGTTGTCTTTGAAGTTCTTAAACTGGCTGCACATAATAAGAAACGCTTTCGGGTCTTCTGCACag AGGGGAGACCAGACCGAACAGGTTTAAGGTTGTCCCATGAGCTGGCCAAGCTCGATGTTCCTGTGAAACTGGTGATAGACTCTGCAGTGGCTTATACTATGGATGAGGTAGACATGGTAATTGTGGGGGCAGACGGAGTTGTTGAAAGTGGTGGTATAATTAACATGATGGGGACATATCAAATTGCATTGGTTGCAAAGAGTATGAATAAGCCAGTCTATGTGGCTGCTGAAAGCTACAAG TTTGCTCGTCATTACCCTCTGGACCAAAAGGATTTGGTGCCGGCCATACGACCAGTTGATTTTGGTGTACCTATTCCATTGAAGGTTGACGTTGAATGCTCCGCCCGGGATTATACTCCTCCTCAATATCTGACTCTGCTTTTCACAGATTTAGGTGTTCTTACTCCATCAGTTGTTAGTGATGAGCTCATCCAGCTATACTTATAA